TAGCCTCCAATCGTGCTGGAGAAGCCTCCTTTACAGTACAACTGGATGTAACTGGTAAGATATATAGCGGTGATGGCTACCTGGAAATCTTTATTCTCCAGCTGTGTGTGCCCAAAAGTTTAAAGGTCTTTCAGACACAGAAAGAAAGGCATTAGAAATGTATCAGGATGTCTGCTTTTAGTTTTGAACTCTTCTACTTCATGATCTCCAGGTTTAAGAACTACAGTGGAAAAATTATTTATACCAGATGTGGGGCTTGGGAAAAATGAATCAACTTGGGATGGGATTTTTCCAAAATTCTCagcattgattccagtgggagcagagctaggccaatgttaaaactcccattgacttcaatgagagcagagagTTAAGTCAGTGCTGAGAACTCTTGAAAATTCCTCCTTGGCTGTTTATTTAGTCAGTTTCATATATGGGAActgtaaaattaatatatatatttacaaaatACAGAGATATGATCATCCATACCACACTCATTTTCCAAAGTTATTTATAAACTAATAACATTTGAACATGTTGAAGGAAGAGATTAATTTTTCAGAAGGTATCTTTACCTCTAGGACAAATGTGCATTCCAGGCAAGACAAGTGGTGAAATTCTAGCCCTGCTGAAGCAACAGCAAAGTtctctttgggtgaaatcctagccccattgaaatcaaagacgATTTGGGCTCACTTTTAAGCCCCAATCATGAAAAATCTTATTCACAGGAGTAGTCTTCACTCATGCAAAAAGTCTCACTGAGCATTGATCTGTGGCCTTATTTAGGTCAGCATGGATTACTGCTTTCTTCATTTGTGTAGTTGAGAGTGCTTCTAAAGCAATTTTGTCTTTGATTCCACCTACGTTGTGTCTTCCAAATCACACCTTAATATTTTTCCATTCAACTTATACTCAACAAAAATTGAACACCTTTTGGTTCAGCATGACCCTCTTCCTTGCACATAAGTAGAAAAAGAAGAGTTGAAACCCACCTAACTTACTACATTCCCTTGCTGGGCAAAAGTTTTCTTATTTAACACCCTGTGGCCCATTCTTCAAACACGCAGTCCTATATCCTCCTCCAACATCACAAACTGTTGGATGAGTAGTATATAGCCACAGTTTCAACAAACTAGAAAGCAACAACTTTGTTCGGAAACTTAAGAACTTTCCTTACGAATTCTTTCCCAGCGCAGATGTTGCTGGCATCATTTGAGCTATAGCACGCACAGGGCCTTCATTTGCTTTCAGGGCCATATTCACAGCTGGTACAATTCCCTTGCCTGTTTGCCTCCCAGTTAAATCAGCTGTGCATTTTGCTTTCAATCTGCACTACCTGGTGCCTACTGCTTGGGTGCTTATGTTAGGGGAAGGAGACTTTGGGAGGTGGAGATAAACTCAAACACTTGCAGGGATATATTGTCAAAGCCATGTGTAAGGGGCATGTGAGCAGATGCTGGGTGGTGTTTTCAAAAGTACCTTTTTAtatcaaacaaaccaacaaaaacttATCCTCCAGCAAATGAAGGCCTCTTTACTCCTGAATGAGAACATCCACACAAGGGTTTAATGCCCTTTTAACTTATGCATACTGACTTCACAGCTTCAGTTAATTCATACTAACTTTAATGAACGTCTGCATGCAGACAAGTTGTAAGACAGCTGGACTGTGATCCGGAGAAATGATGCACCTACTACCATCCTTATGCCCCTGGGGTCCCAGAAAAGGCCTTCAAGGAGACTCCATTCAGGAGCATGTGTACCCATGGATGGATTCCTTagcttctgatttttatttattttttttaaacacgcaATCTACGACAACCTTCTCTCTTATAACTTAGCAAAGGAACAGCAGAAAGCTCCAAGTTTTATCTTCAAACCACAAAGCAAAAAAGTTTATGAAGGGGATTCAGCCAGACTGGAATGTCAGATTTCTGCTATCCCTACACCACGGATTTACTGGAAAAGAAACAATGAAATGCTACAATATAATACGGACCGAATAAGGTATGTGACTAATAAACTGGCCAATGGTGTATCAGAAAAAATAGCCAGTATATGAAACACAAATAATCCAGTCTCTAAAGATGCAGCATATGCACTTACCAGCTGGATGTGTCCGTAACTAGTGAACAACAAACATGGTGAATGGGTTGGCTGGGAGTCACTCCCACTATGGTGAAGATATTTCACTTGAGTGCAGGGAAAGAGAGCTCCCTCTGACCTCTTACTTTATAAATACATATACCCAAAATGCACAACTTGCTCACTTGCAAGCATAGATTTAAgaccaaaatattttaatgggTGTTTGGCTGTTGtcatctgtttgtacagcacccagaaaAGAGCCCTGATCCTGACTTGGGGCCTGTAGGTGCTAATAATTAACTAATCAAAGAATAGCAATAATACTTGTTGAGAGTATAATCCAGtgcacttttggggggggggggggggggtcggggggacGCGCATCACTTTTGATCTCTAGTCTCCTGCAAAAATTGTTTATTGCTCTTTAGGGTCTTCCACTAGAAAAGTCATCCCTTAAGTCAACTTATTTCTTTTCCCCTCGTGcacttaaaacaagaaaaaaattaatttttcagtttgttctATGATAATCCTGGAAAGATTTGCCTCCTAATCCACAACGTAAATAAGAAAGATGCCGGTTGGTACACAGTATCTGCAGTCAACGAGGCAGGAGTGGCCACATGCCACTGCAGACTGGATGTTGCAAGTAAGTGTATAAATGTCAAACTAGAACTTGTATTATGAGCTAATGTGATGGGTAGGAATGGGACTTCCCCCTCATTCAGAACAGATCTGAGCAAAGATCCAATCAAGTTGTAAGTACTAGATGGACACGTGTTCCCAAAGATACTATCAGACCTGCAATACCCCATAAATAACTACTCAAAGCAGCCAAAGAAACTTCCCCATTAACAGAGCACCCAAATACACTGGGGATGGGTACTTCACAAATTGCAATATTCTGTCACCACCACTCtgtgcatttttgtttttaaattatcccTAATTCCCTTGGTATCAAGGGGGAGGCGGGTGGGAGGCAACTATGATCCCCTTCAACTTCCCCATTAGTCTTCAATGTCTGAGAGCTAGGGCTTGCAGGTGAGCTCTCCCTCAAGGGCCTATTCAGTTGTGCAAAGGACAACAACAGTTAACAAttgaaacttggaaatggcagagatgcttaatgacttctttgtttcggtcttcaccgagaagtctgaaggaatgcctaacctagtgaatgctaatgggaagggggtaggtttagcagataaaataaaaaagtacaagttaaaaatcacttagaaaagttagatgcctgcaagtcaccagggcccgatgaaatgcatcctagaatactcaaggagctaatagaggagatatctgagcctctagctattatctatggaaaatcatgggagacgggagagattccagaagactggaaaagggcaaatatagtgcccatctataaaaagggaaataaaaacaacccaggaaactacagaccagttagtttaacttctgtgccagggaagataatggagcaagtaattaaggaaatcatctgcaaacacttggaaggtgatagggaatagccagcatggatttgtaaagaacaaatcgtgtcaaaccaatctgatagctttctttgatacgataacaagccttgtggataagggagaagctgtggatgtggtatacctagactttagtaaggcatttgatatggtctcacataatattcttatcgataaactaggcaaatacaatttagatgggtctactataaggtgggtgcataactggctggacaaccgtactcagagttgttgttaatggttcccaattctgctggaaaggcataacaagtggggttccgcaggggtctgttttgggaccagctctgttcaatatcttcatcaatgacttggatattggcatagaaagtatgcttattaagtttgcagaggataccaaactgggagggattgcaactgctttggaggacagggtcataattcaaaatgatctggacaaattggagaaatggtctgaggtaaacaggatgaagtttaacaaagacaaatgcaaagtgctccacttaggaaggaacaatcagtttcacacatacagcaagggaagagactgtctaggaaggagtacggcagaaagggatctaggggttatagttgaccacaacctaaatatgagtcaacagtgtgatgctgttgccaaaaaagcaaacgtgattctgggatgcattaacaggtgtgttgtgagcaagacacgagaagtcattcttctgctctactctgcgctggttaggcctcaactggagtattgtgtccagttctgggcactgcatttcaagaaagatgtggagaaattggagagggtccagagaagagcaacaagaatgattaaaggtcttgagaacatgacctatgaaggatgaaaaaattgggtttgtttagtttggaaaagagaagactgagaggggacatgatagcagttttcaggtatctaaaagggtgtcataaggaggagggagaaaacttgttcaccttagcctctaaggatagaacaagaagcaatgggcttaaactgcagcaagggaggtttaggttggacattaggaaaaagttcctaactgtcagggtggttaaacactggaataaactgcctagggaggttgtggaatctccatctctggagatatttaagagtaggttagataaatgtctatcagggatggtctagacagtatttggtcctgccatgagagcaggggacaggacttgatgacctctcgaggtcccttccagtcctagaatctatgaattgacTGGGCATGCTGCAGCTCCTTCTTCTCTTGGGACTTTAACAATCCACAGTAGCCGAATGAGGCATCTCTTGGTCTGTTTCAGCTCACACATACAAGCCAATTCCAACCCCCAAGCAGTTGAAGGTTCGACCGACTTTTAGCAAATACTTGGCATTCAATAGTAAAGGACGGGATGTGAAACCAGCTTTCTCACCAGAAGGAGAGTTTGAACGGCTGGCTGCTCAGTCTGGACTGTATGAAAGTGATGAACTTTAATGtgaaaagaggaggaaaatgcACTTATGTAACAGACCCAGATCCTAACTCCACATATATGCAGTTAAGTGGCAGTTGCTCTAACTAGCAAACCTACCTtcctattttatttataatttgaCTCGTGCACATATTTCCTGCTGTTCTGATTTTACCAAGGTAGTACTCTATTTGTATGGATTGGTGAATATAGCAGATAACGCTCAACTGTTGTATTTTAACTGTAAAGCCTAAGAAGCCAGGGCAGCTGGTGATTGATGAAAGTGTAGGTTTAACTACATCTATGCTCGGTTACAAGGAAAAGCATGTTTATTTGTACTGCTTTAATATCACCACTCTCAGTAACACAACTTTGTGCTGCCTGAATACTAAAACCAAATAGATTTGAATGTTTTTATGTGGATTTATGTCAAATGCAAATAAAGTACTAAATATAAAATACAGCTTGACCATTCTGCTTTATTATAACCAGGAATTTTAGATGTTCAGTATCAGACAGCTGGTAGGCTTGCAAGCATGGAATTTTTATCTTTTATCCCCACAACACTGTAGTTTCTCTTGGGCAATACAAACTATCTAGTtacctgccttctgacagtgttTGGTAAATAAAGCTGCGAGCACAGTATTTGTGAACATTTGTTCAAGTAAAAAGCCTTCAGTATTCACACCCCTTCAAATTTGTTTTCCTTGAACGTTCACAAGTGACCTGGTCGcaaaaatgtttgtggaaagtgGCAGTCTCACAGATTTGTATACCTGTTAACAAAAGGTTAGAATTTTAATGTAAAGTATCTGGGGGCCATCTTGAAACCTGTTTTTGCTCTGCCTATCTGAGTTTTAATCATCTAATAAAGAAGCAGAAACAATATACCATGCGACTTGAATGACCAATCTCACACTCCATAAACAGAGGAAATAACGGATTACATACAATAGTTGACTTGGATAATTCAAATAGCCCACAGTACTGAAACATGTTGCATATTGTTCACAACTTGTTCAATAAACACGTTTCATGCCTAATTCACAAACTATTTGAACTTCACCCATTTCAAGCTATTAACTTTTTAATAGCAGCTgtctgatttaaattttttttccttcttagaTATGGAGTAGAGCTAGACTTTGTACTCGGCAATTTTCCTTTAAACAGATGAACAGTATTTACTGGAAGCGGGGAGGCAGGCAGTCAAAACTACCCACAGCATAGAATATATAGCAACCAGGAAGTCTGCACAGTAGGCTGCATGCCCAGTAGCCATAAAGCCCACCGCACATGCTGTGACAACAGCACCACCAtacccttccctccaccccattgAACAGGCTGTTAGGTTACAGCAGCTCAAGGAATGCATTGCTCTTTCTGTTCTCTCTTCACTACGGCTGACCCGAGTTGGGGGACCAATCTAGTGTAGACCGTTGtgtatatggtgtgtgtgtgtgtgtgttttgtttttgaggggaAACTTAAATCTTGctgtgattattatttgtattaccataattcctagaagccccagtcatggatcaggatccCATGGcactaggtgcagtacaaacaaagaacaaaaaaagaTTGTCCCAGGGAGTTTATAATCTAATGAATAAACCACTTTTTAATCCAACTCTGTCACTGCAGGAGAGATCTCTGCCATCTGTAAGACATTGTTCATGTCCCACTCTAAACACTGCAGTCTCTCTGTTCTGGTTTATACAACACCTAACACGAAGGGCTTCTGGTCCATGACAGGGGCTCCTAGGTTctaactcaggggtaggcaatctatggcacgcatgctgaagacagcacacaagctgattttcagcggcactcacactgcctgggtcctggggg
This Chrysemys picta bellii isolate R12L10 chromosome 8, ASM1138683v2, whole genome shotgun sequence DNA region includes the following protein-coding sequences:
- the MYOT gene encoding myotilin isoform X15, translating into MARRLLGPENAASVLVTQNEENLQNSQQQNSENTRLQVPTPQIRSRPSSRGEWKEHGSIQEKFFQPRFVQVPEDKMTVEEGRFCRIDFKVSGLPAPDLVWYLNGRLVHPDDFHKMIVSEKGFYSLIFEVVRGSDAGTYECVASNRAGEASFTVQLDVTAKEQQKAPSFIFKPQSKKVYEGDSARLECQISAIPTPRIYWKRNNEMLQYNTDRISLFYDNPGKICLLIHNVNKKDAGWYTVSAVNEAGVATCHCRLDVATHTYKPIPTPKQLKVRPTFSKYLAFNSKGRDVKPAFSPEGEFERLAAQSGLYESDEL